A stretch of Priestia aryabhattai DNA encodes these proteins:
- a CDS encoding VanW family protein, producing MNFTWMFGLLMLIQPLSTQDHLSITHNGKTIQRIERDRVAVPLLPVPMVDHDQYNLLLKELDKKTYREPINARIDKSGQIVPEQAGVKLYHKDFAEKFYTYFFNGGTSTLEIPTLPVPPRVDKELLATIRIKQIGHYHTVFNPHNKNRSHNISLAVESLDSSVVFPGEVFSFNQTVGKRTAAKGYMRAPIIVKGEYSEGVGGGICQVSSTLFNAVDNAGVTITQRYSHSRSVSYVPPGRDATVSWYGPDFHFKNTYSDPLLIRAQVHGGVVSVAVYSTDAIEYKPRRVPWASNDQLPKEKKIESHVDTEPAD from the coding sequence ATGAATTTCACTTGGATGTTTGGACTTTTAATGCTCATTCAACCTCTTTCTACACAAGACCACCTATCTATTACTCATAACGGTAAAACAATTCAACGGATTGAACGGGACAGAGTGGCAGTCCCTCTTCTTCCTGTACCTATGGTTGATCATGATCAATACAATCTTCTTCTAAAAGAATTGGATAAAAAAACATATAGAGAGCCCATAAATGCCCGCATTGATAAAAGCGGGCAAATTGTTCCTGAGCAAGCGGGTGTCAAACTATATCATAAAGATTTTGCGGAGAAATTTTATACTTATTTTTTTAACGGCGGTACGTCAACGTTAGAAATTCCGACGCTGCCTGTTCCGCCCCGCGTGGATAAGGAGCTGCTTGCAACGATTCGAATTAAGCAAATCGGGCATTATCATACGGTATTTAACCCTCATAATAAAAATCGTTCTCACAATATTTCTCTTGCGGTTGAATCACTAGACAGCAGCGTCGTATTTCCTGGGGAAGTTTTCTCTTTTAATCAAACCGTTGGAAAAAGAACGGCAGCAAAAGGGTATATGCGTGCGCCAATTATTGTAAAAGGAGAGTATTCTGAAGGAGTTGGTGGAGGAATTTGCCAAGTTTCTTCTACCTTGTTTAACGCCGTCGATAATGCTGGCGTAACGATTACACAGCGTTATTCACACAGCCGCAGTGTTTCCTACGTACCTCCTGGGCGAGATGCTACCGTCAGCTGGTATGGACCTGACTTTCATTTTAAAAATACGTACAGCGATCCTTTATTGATTCGAGCGCAAGTACATGGCGGGGTCGTAAGCGTAGCCGTGTACTCTACTGATGCGATTGAATATAAGCCTCGCCGCGTTCCTTGGGCTTCTAATGACCAATTGCCGAAAGAGAAAAAAATTGAATCGCATGTTGATACTGAGCCTGCTGATTAA